A region of the Epinephelus moara isolate mb chromosome 23, YSFRI_EMoa_1.0, whole genome shotgun sequence genome:
TGCTGTCATCTTCAGAGAAGACCATGGCAATGTTCAACTCAATCCCCGGTCAGGGCGTCATCTACTCAGTCATCGTCAGAGACCCGGTGTTGAACACCTCTGCCTCCTACGTCCCCGTCCACACCTACGCCTGCAGCTTTGCTTCCACTTTGGACGGCTGTCAAACCCTTGGTGAGCTCCTGTGTGGGCCAGATACTGAACGTGTTATTCTCCAGACCTGTTACGGGTTCATTGCATTAGTTGGGTTTATTCATTTCTTTGCTTTCATCATGCACTAAACAAAAATGCTCTCAGTTTTTgtattctttgttcaccatgaAGGCACGTGAGATAAATGaagttttctttatgaatttAACGTAACATGGGATGAGTTATTTatatacaaatgattatttCGAGGGTGAAGAATTCATTTAACAAATTGATTGATAAATCATATTGTATTATTCAAATCTTCAAGTTAAGAACAGCAAGAAATCTCCCAAAAAAGGCGAGTTGAGTTAGGTAGGTTGTTGGCAGTGTGGGCTCCAGATAAATACAGAACTAGCAGGAAACGTATTGCAGAGGCAGGGAATGCTATGAGAGAAGGTTTGACCTTTAGCTACTCTGCTTTGAACACATTAAATGATtcatattgttatttatttttcaggaaAAGTATCTACAAAGGTTTTCTTCACCATTGCTGGCTTGGCAGGCCTGTTCGTCTGCTTCTTTGGGCATCGGTTCTTCAAATGTGGTGAGTAGTTTGACATCCCTTTATGTGACAAATATCTCATTATTATGCTTAACCAGAGTGAATTAAAATTGTGGTGATGTTAGCTTTACTTTATTTGTGatatagttgtttttttatccaaCAATACAGACACAGTAGTGGAATCTATAAATGTGATTTACTCAGAGGTCATTTGAAGTCCAAGAATCGAGCACCTTAtgcttaaaaatataatatgtaaCATTTCCCCATTAAAATGTCTAGAATCTGTTATTTCAATTAAAGACACAGTCGGTGTCATTTGGTCGCTGTCGCCTGTCAGTGGCATCGTATACCTTTACCTTCTGTGTCAGGGTTGTGGTTATCTGCCAGAAGCTGTCATAAATTGACTTTTCATCCAGTTTTAAGCCAAATTTACACAATACACTTTTTAGATCTTGGTTATTTTTAACTATATGTTGTAACTGGTTGAAGGATTTTAGCAATCAGATGTCTGGATCTTCAGTTATCAGATAAACAAGCTAAGAAAACGGTAGCAGCAGCTTGGCTCCAGACCCTGCTGTGCtaaacagtgttggagaaacactgatttttactttactttacttaagattattttttcaggctttttgcctttagtGGACAGGACAgctaagcgtgaaggggggagagagatagggggaatgacatgcagcataGAGCCGCAAGCCTGAATCAaacccaggctgctgcagcGAGGTCCgagcctctgtacatggggcagCAACCCTCTGTTGTGATTGAAACTAAAAGTTATGTCTCTCCTGAACTTTTCCAGACACAGTTCACTGTAGGGTCAGCAGGATAGATTagtgaggtcagaggtcatgttTGTGAGTCTGGAACTTCCTCACAGGAACAGAAAAATGACTCGGGAAGCAAAGGTCTGGTGTGGTGCTGAAACAGCACGACAAAGAGGTGTGGATACTTTCACTTAATCCCATGTAGTTTTTGTAAAGTAAAACTCAGTTCATCGGGTGTGGCGTCTCTCATGTGGCCTCCCTGGCATGTGATGCAGAAATGTATTTGTTCCAAAGTGAACCCATGACTGTGATCTGCCACCGCGATCAGTAGCTCCTGATAGATGCGAATGAGCCAGACGATATGATGCAGGGTGTTTATTCTGGAGCATGTTATTtcatcctcctccagcagctgaATTTTCACGAGGATGTTTGTGAAGAGTGATCAGACTGAGACATGTCTGTCCTGGTTCTCTGAATAAAAGCCTGtggtgtgtcactgtgttttatttactctctctgttcctctgtgttctccctttctgtctcttgTCATGCAGAGATGTTTTGCATGGGATTTAGCTTTGCAGCATTTTTCTTCTTCGTGCTGATGAAAAGGACGACAGACCTGGACTATGACagtgagttttttttccacttgtaTCATTTGCAAGGCTTTCTGTTtgttcaaaatgaaaaaaaaaagctccaggCTACATTTCATCCTGGAGTAGGAATCCTTTGgactgatgtgtgtgtctgtctctctctgcagtctGTCTGGCGGTGTCAGCAGTGATCGGCGTGGTGGGCGGGGTCCTCCTGGTGATGAGCTGGTGGCGTTTTGGCTCAGTCATGGCCTGCATTGTCGTGGTTGGATTGATGCTTGGCTTCCTTGTCGCCTCCACCGTCCTCTTCACTCCTCTCGgtaggtaacagatgctgtctGGTCACCTAACATGACCCGAGTCaaccttgtttttgttttttttgtgggtaTGATGTCAGTGGCTCTTAAAGAGGCAAAATaaaaacccaaaataaaaaTTTTTACACAATACATTCGTtttcagtctagattgtttctagatgacccggttactcaagataatccacagaccttgttgtgagcagtttcatgtaggatctattttctttctgccaaagtacacctgccaactgtatcaccgcgcAGAAGAAGCGTACATGtcctgctagctcacctagcaccagtgagctagctaatgttacagcttagTCAAAGCAGACACCATTAATCTTTACATCTTGCGTTGTCAGAAGCTCGCGCCTCtcttccatgagtagatgcacacttccttctgcacagtgatacagcagctcacaccaaaataatcaaGATTGCTAAATAGTGCTACAGGTTAAAGGatagaatatgtatttttgactttgAGGTGACCTGTCGCTTTAAACACTGTTCTATATAATATATACTGAGTGTGTTCCTTatatgtatctgtgtgtctttgttcagGTGACCTCGATGTGTTCAGGCGCTCAGATGTGGTTTTCTGGGTGACGTTCTGCTGCATCATGCTCATGGTTCCGCTCATCTTCGTGCGTTGGCCCAGAGAGGTAACAGATTTACCATGTCAACCCACTCACTCCAGTGTGTGTAGGATTCAAGATCTTCATTTTGGCGTCATCTAGTGGTAGAATGAAGAATGACACTGTGATTGGCAGCACACTGAATGATTTGGAATATGGTCTAATCACATAAAGATTCTACATATGGTGACTTTAAAGATGGAGTCAGTGATTATGGAGAAAGATTGTTGATATGTGAACTCAACAACCAAACCAATATGCCCCTTCTGTCTAACCAGAAGCTCTGGTAAAATCTCCGatgttatttacattttattactgtCATGGTGGCCAGCATAGTGTCGTGTGGCTTTGTCCGAGTCActttatttcacatttacagAGACAGGGTTGTGTATGAACACCAGATTTtgtgtcagcacacacacagaggacagacaactaacatgacacttgaaaaaaaatgtattagaTTAGGATTGCTGACCGTAACTTTACCAAAGTGGGAACATAAAGGGGCACAAGTAATTGTGAATAAAATTTCAACAGTACCTTGAACCCATAGGCAGATGAAACTTGAAAGACTCTTTTTCACTGAAGAAATAACATGACATAACTGTATACAATCAAAGGGTGGTCAGATATACAGTACATCCACTTTTCCTTTAAAGGTATATGatgcaggaattgttggttACGTTTGTAAATGCAGCATTCaaacttggcccctcctccCACCACTGCTTGTACGTActactgtaaatactgtaggaatgttacatttgttgtaatgggAAAGTTATTGTCAGCGCAGTCTTATGTTGAAGCATTTGCCTGCAAATGACCATTATTAGAGTTTTTTGTTGTGCTTAAGCAAAGATGCTTTCCAGCAAACTAAACACctcatttgaaataaaaaagaaagaatacaaaacaatgtttttcttatttaacTTGACTAAgtctgatgttttttatgtttctttgacatcagggaaacatcgtcacgtgtggcgtcatcggGGCTTATGCTGTCGTTCTGGCTGTCAACGCCTACATTTACACCAGCCTGTCCTTCATCACGCTGAACATCCTCAAACGCTTCCTCAACAACAACTACAGTGCAGTGTTCACTGACGTGCCCTTCCAAACCATTGGTGAGTTCACAACTGACACTATCACTAACGCTATCAAATGTTTGGGTTTAATCTTAACATATcttgtctttttgtctcttccTCCCCTTTCATCAGACTACGCCATGATCACGGTGTGGGTGGTGCTCGGCGTCTGCGGCATCGTCCTGCAGCTGTACCGCGAGCGCTCCCGCCCGTTCTTCCCACCGAGCCCGTACCTCATGTGGCTGCAGGAGCGCGAGCGCCGCGAGACCAACGTCCTCGACCCAAGCCACCATTTCCCCTCGCTGCCCAGCCGCCTCCTGGCCCGAGCAAAGCAGCTCACCAAGAAGACAGAGGTGGCTGGAGAACACACACCTCTGCTCCTTTAGTCGCCCTCACCATCTCTGTCTATAAAGGCAGATTAAACATACAGTCGGGGTCTGAACCAAAGACTAGGAGATCCCTGTGATGCATTTTTGATCCGGAGAAATACTGTCCGTTAAAACTGGTGCTGGGACATGACCCCAGATCAGCTGATTGAAAGACATTCTCAGTAGAAATGCAGCACAGATGACATCAAGAGGGATTATATCACTGACACTCTTAAGGTGGACCAgaatttttaaaagcatttgtaCAAGACTGACTTTTTTCCCTGAATGCCACTTTTATTTTacacttaaaggagcagtatgtAGGAttcagtgacatctagtggttaaattgcagattgcaaccagctgaataCCCCTCCGAATACTCCCCCCTTGCTACAGTGGCCTTCATGTGacgtaaaaacacaaaaggccctctgtagagccagtgtttggtttgtccgctctgggctactgtagaaacatggaggtgCAACATGGCTAACTCCGTGGAAGAAGACTATGTAGATATGATGtgctcattctaagctaacgAAAacaagattcttattttcaggtgattgtacactaatgaaaacatagttgtgaatattatattcccttttctgccaatagatcctccttaatcctacacactggacctttaaatgacaTCCTAACAATCACTGAAGCTGTTCAAGATGAACTTAAGAATTAGCTTTGAATGTCTAAAATGTAGCTGTCGATGCTTTATGGTGTCTGTTGCTTCCTGCACTAAAATCACAAACTACTAACAGTTAACAaagcaaggcattttatctgtgGACACTCAGAGTTGAATTTTGTTGTAGTTGTAAAGTGCACCCTCAGGCCACACTTGAATTATGAATACTGTGTACCTTAGAGATGATATAAAACTTAAAACACACTGGATCCTCTCAAAATCAAACTAAATTCTACATGTGCCATTTATCCCTGAATGTCACAGTCATGTTGAGGTCACACAGGCCAGTGCACTGAGGATAAAGGCCACaaacaagcaacaaaacaaaaactgacaaaGTACACAGTATTGCAGAGTTTTTAACCCTTTGCACAGAATAAGGAACGCACAGTATTTTCTCTGCCTTCAGTGTGTCAGGACAGATGTTTTCACCTCTTGCTCACTCATGTCTCTGACTGGACCACACTTCTCAGTCCGGTCAGTCTCTTTTTGTAATTTGCACACTggattttttaatatatttaattgTTTCTGGCTGTAACGGTGCTGATTGATTATCTGTTAATAAtctgtgaaggttttttaaacTGCCGCCTGTGTGCCATGACTCTTTCTCAGGGTTTCATGAACAGCTTTGAGACCACAATGCACTGAGACTACTGCTGAAACCTGCGACTTTAAGCCTGTAAATGTCTGCCAGTATTTTATTTAGCCACTTTCTAGTATTGTGACTTTTTAATAAAAGCCAAAACAATATGTTGTCATGTTTGTGATAAATAATGTCACTAGTCATTTGTATTTGAACATGTTTTGATATTTAATAAATGCCTATAGGCGAAGGCTTTCTGATATCTCTTCTGGTTATGATGTGGATGTTGGTTATGGAAGACCTTTTCTGCCAGTGTGATGACAAAACAAATAATCCTGTATCTCAGAATAACGACTTAGTGCCCCAAAATAATAACTTGGTATCACGAAATAAGGACTTGGTGTCTTATAATAATTACTTTTGTCTTtctaaataatgacttggtatcacaaaataatgacttggtatcacaatataatgtcttggtatcacaatataatgttttggtatcacaaaataatgacttggtgtCACCacataatgacttggtatcaccacataatgacttggtatcaatataatgtcttggtatcacaaaataatgtcttggtatcacaaaataatgacttggtatcacaatataatgacttggtatcaatataatgtcttggtatcacaatataatgtcttggtatcacaaaataatgacttggtatcacaaaataatgacttggtatcaatataatgtcttggtatcacaatataatgtcttggtatcacaaaataatgacttggtatcacaatataatgacttggtatcaatataatgtcttggtatcacaatataatgtcttggtatcacaaaataatgacttggtatcacaatataatgacttggtatcaatataatgtcttggtatcacaatataatgtcttggtatcacaaaataatgacttggtatcacaatataatgacttggtatcaatataatgtcttggtatcacaatataatgtcttggtatcacaaaataatgacttggtatcacaatataatgacttggtatcaatataatgtcttggtatcacaatataatgtcttggtatcacaaaataatgacttggtatcacaatataatgacttggtatcaatataatgtcttggtatcacaatataatgtcttggtatcacaaaataatgacttggtatcacaatataatgacttggtatcaatataatgtcttggtatcacaatataatgtcttggtatcacaaaataatgacttggtatcacaatataatgacttggtatcaatataatgtcttggtatcacaatataatgtcttggtatcacaaaataatgacttggtatcacaatataatgacttggtatcaatataatgtcttggtatcacaatataatgtcttggtatcacaaaataatgacttggtatcacaatataatgacttggtatcaatataatgtcttggtatcacaatataatgtcttggtatcacaaaataatgacttggtatcacaatataatgacttggtatcaatataatgtcttggtatcacaatataatgtcttggtatcacaaaataatgacttggtatcacaatataatgacttggtatcaatataatgtcttggtatcacaatataatgtcttggtatcacaaaataatgacttggtatcacaatataatgacttggtatcaatataatgtcttggtatcacaatataatgtcttggtatcacaaaataatgacttggtatcacaatataatgacttggtatcaatataatgtcttggtatcacaatataatgtcttggtatcacaaaataatgacttggtatcacaatataatgacttggtatcaatataatgtcttggtatcacaatataatgtcttggtatcacaaaataatgacttggtatcacaatataatgacttggtatcaatataatgtcttggtatcacaatataatgtcttggtatcacaaaataatgacttggtatcacaatataatgacttggtatcaatataatgtcttggtatcacaata
Encoded here:
- the tm7sf3 gene encoding transmembrane 7 superfamily member 3; protein product: MRRRIWCPLLLLLLLLLLGGEVQAQEENRVIFLPGTFQNVSLSQNETVQAVVSRIPAEVAFITLQFHTQHRNATLSYTRMPGLGLSLTAVDSGILSALQPGQASLSLFLSSPDGDNVSGTGVILLYSSTDPVPGACNMESNLDIDPNVYIHYNLYETTISFGPANLGYERGEAPPACDKSTDTNTRWRLRYDIYQYFLPENDLSERSLFSGIQAVADIRGMMENGKRVMMLSSSEKTMAMFNSIPGQGVIYSVIVRDPVLNTSASYVPVHTYACSFASTLDGCQTLGKVSTKVFFTIAGLAGLFVCFFGHRFFKCEMFCMGFSFAAFFFFVLMKRTTDLDYDICLAVSAVIGVVGGVLLVMSWWRFGSVMACIVVVGLMLGFLVASTVLFTPLGDLDVFRRSDVVFWVTFCCIMLMVPLIFVRWPREGNIVTCGVIGAYAVVLAVNAYIYTSLSFITLNILKRFLNNNYSAVFTDVPFQTIDYAMITVWVVLGVCGIVLQLYRERSRPFFPPSPYLMWLQERERRETNVLDPSHHFPSLPSRLLARAKQLTKKTEVAGEHTPLLL